From Homalodisca vitripennis isolate AUS2020 chromosome 1, UT_GWSS_2.1, whole genome shotgun sequence, the proteins below share one genomic window:
- the LOC124356509 gene encoding uncharacterized protein LOC124356509 — MLTMSKSLVSLSLGIIVIHFFLVTEAGPIPDAVPGPGPTPQQGSGGGGSGGGGSGGGGSDVIDLKIDVNPLKSMMDSATSGGNQMLQTLMNPLMTLTNMGSQAMSGAMKMMQGGMLGAANSMG, encoded by the exons ATGCTCACCATGTCAAAATCTTTGGTCTCTCTATCATTAG GTATCATTGTGATCCATTTCTTTCTGGTCACTGAAGCTGGACCGATACCGGACGCCGTGCCAGGACCAGGACCGACACCTCAACAGGGCAGTGGTGGCGGCGGAAGTGGAGGTGGCGGAAGCGGAGGTGGTGGCAGTGATGTTATTGACTTAAAAATTGATGTGAATCCATTAAAGAGCATGATGGATTCAGCCACTAGTGGAGGCAACCAGATGTTACAGACACTTATGAATCCATTGATGACATTAACTAACATGGGAAGCCAAGCTATGTCTGGTGCTATGAAGATGATGCAGGGGGGCATGCTGGGGGCGGCGAACTCGATGGGTTAG